From a region of the Leptospira kmetyi serovar Malaysia str. Bejo-Iso9 genome:
- a CDS encoding NADH-quinone oxidoreductase subunit N encodes MSLIPNVLDLFSILPALILAAGGVFLICLSVLFKTKEFLIVRYVSGLILLIAFASVFYTAFRFPGNGTYFGGQIENSVLSFWLNLIYISMAIGTAAIVPRILKNHKIEFPEFYPLLLFATCGMMLMTAGQDFILVFVALELMSICLYILIGMARSDLFSLEATLKYFLLGSFSSGFMLMGIAFLFGGSGSTNISVALKPLLIAGYQGNFAKIGLVLFITGVAFKIALFPYHAWTPDAYEGALTPVTGYMSTAAKAASIGLLLVLYSKLPLPLEDSTWAWLPGILALLSMVYGNLLALKQENLKRMLAYSSIAHAGYIVAGISAGIKEEVLFYLIVYSFMSLGAFAILAYLEEGTRQVTFFSIQSLSGAKPFTAIAINIFFMSLAGVPPFGGFWAKLFLFQKLAESEHLMNRILLIGGVMNSALALYYYLRIGIATFMSSDEGEISRNHSAPYSVGVTVIVVICFFMVALGWFLLVPGNLLAIGALQYLSY; translated from the coding sequence ATGAGTTTGATACCGAACGTTCTCGATTTATTTTCCATTCTTCCCGCGTTGATCTTGGCGGCGGGCGGAGTGTTTCTGATCTGTTTGTCCGTTCTTTTTAAAACGAAAGAATTTCTGATCGTACGATACGTTTCCGGTCTGATTCTTCTCATCGCGTTTGCGAGCGTGTTTTATACCGCGTTTCGATTTCCGGGAAACGGAACCTATTTCGGCGGACAGATCGAAAACTCGGTCTTATCCTTTTGGCTCAATCTGATTTATATCTCCATGGCGATCGGAACCGCGGCCATCGTTCCAAGAATATTAAAGAATCATAAAATAGAATTTCCCGAATTCTACCCATTGTTGTTGTTCGCGACCTGCGGAATGATGCTGATGACCGCCGGACAGGATTTTATTCTCGTGTTCGTGGCGCTCGAGCTTATGAGCATTTGCTTATACATTCTGATCGGAATGGCGAGAAGCGATCTATTCTCGCTCGAAGCGACTCTCAAATATTTTCTTTTGGGAAGTTTCTCTTCCGGCTTTATGTTGATGGGAATCGCGTTCCTATTCGGAGGAAGCGGATCGACGAATATCTCGGTCGCTTTAAAGCCGCTTCTCATCGCGGGTTATCAGGGAAATTTTGCGAAGATCGGACTTGTATTGTTCATCACGGGAGTCGCGTTTAAGATCGCATTGTTTCCGTATCACGCGTGGACTCCGGACGCGTACGAAGGAGCGTTGACTCCTGTTACGGGCTACATGTCGACCGCGGCGAAAGCGGCTTCGATCGGATTGTTGCTCGTTCTTTATTCTAAACTTCCGCTTCCGCTGGAAGACAGCACCTGGGCTTGGTTGCCGGGAATTCTCGCTTTGTTGTCGATGGTTTACGGAAACCTTCTCGCATTAAAACAGGAAAATTTAAAGCGAATGCTCGCGTATTCCTCGATCGCTCACGCGGGTTATATCGTCGCCGGGATTTCCGCGGGAATCAAGGAAGAAGTTTTATTCTATCTCATCGTTTATTCTTTTATGAGTTTGGGAGCGTTTGCGATTCTTGCATATCTCGAAGAAGGAACAAGACAAGTAACGTTCTTTTCGATTCAATCCTTATCGGGGGCGAAACCGTTCACCGCGATCGCGATCAACATCTTCTTTATGTCCTTGGCGGGAGTTCCGCCGTTCGGAGGATTTTGGGCGAAGTTGTTTCTCTTTCAAAAACTCGCAGAATCAGAACATCTGATGAATCGAATTCTTTTGATCGGGGGCGTGATGAATTCCGCGCTCGCGCTTTATTATTATCTGCGAATCGGAATCGCGACTTTTATGAGTAGCGACGAAGGCGAAATTTCCCGCAATCATTCCGCGCCTTATAGCGTGGGCGTAACCGTGATCGTGGTGATCTGTTTCTTTATGGTCGCGCTCGGTTGGTTCTTGCTCGTTCCCGGAAATCTTTTGGCCATCGGCGCCTTGCAATATCTTAGCTATTGA
- a CDS encoding NADH-quinone oxidoreductase subunit M, producing MDFPPYILSIFLFLPLIGVPFLFLSNKVYWLRFVAGSFTLVPFLIIVGLYFEYDPSNASLQFVDRIRDIVVSGNLRVDYHIGLDGFSLLLCGMSSMLFFLSTLATWSSITNRIREFYVYLMIVEMSVHGVFLSGNLVLFYIFWEAMVSPMVLMVGIWGEDQRVKAAIKYLIFSFTGSVLMLAGILILYFKTGTIVIEELSTGLLPEIPKNIRLFMFFAFVLAFAIKVPLFPLHTWMPDVHSQAPTVGSVDLSGILLKIGLYGFIRLAIPLFPEEMLEYRELLGALSIAGIIYGAVIAMAQENSKRVVAFSSLAHMSFCMLGILSFTEEGMAGGMLQMLNHGFTAGMLFFMLGMLHERIGNNDIAKAGGLSKLLPVFSVFFAIAVFSSLGVPGTNSFIGEFLIILGSIKANVVYGALAATGVVFAAGYLLLFAKRMIFGEPSKNLIEHHDLNLKEWAILVPTVIMIFWIGIYPKPFLRVLEPSVRVALNSASMKVIEERSLKEKDLSDKPFERKITSYKSLGTEPARYEERLKGYPSKYALPESIRKGKETSPEGDEEAQK from the coding sequence TTGGATTTCCCGCCGTATATACTGAGCATTTTTTTATTTCTACCTCTGATCGGAGTGCCGTTCCTATTCTTATCCAATAAGGTTTATTGGTTACGATTCGTAGCGGGATCGTTTACGTTGGTTCCGTTTTTGATCATCGTAGGATTGTATTTCGAATACGATCCGTCGAACGCTTCTTTGCAATTCGTGGATAGAATCCGGGACATCGTCGTTTCCGGAAATCTTAGAGTGGATTATCATATCGGACTCGACGGATTCAGTCTTCTTCTTTGCGGAATGTCCTCGATGTTGTTCTTTCTCTCGACACTTGCCACTTGGTCGAGCATCACCAATCGTATCCGGGAATTTTACGTTTATCTAATGATCGTCGAGATGAGCGTTCACGGAGTTTTTCTTTCGGGAAATCTAGTGTTGTTCTATATCTTCTGGGAAGCGATGGTTTCTCCGATGGTTCTTATGGTGGGAATTTGGGGAGAGGATCAGCGCGTAAAAGCCGCGATCAAGTACCTGATCTTCTCTTTCACCGGTTCTGTTTTGATGCTTGCAGGAATTCTAATCTTGTATTTTAAAACGGGAACGATCGTCATCGAGGAATTGTCCACCGGACTTCTTCCCGAGATACCGAAAAACATCCGTTTGTTTATGTTCTTCGCGTTCGTGTTGGCGTTTGCGATCAAGGTGCCTTTGTTTCCGTTGCATACTTGGATGCCGGACGTTCACTCTCAGGCGCCCACCGTGGGTTCCGTGGACCTTTCGGGGATCTTATTGAAGATCGGTTTATACGGATTTATACGTTTGGCGATTCCTCTTTTTCCCGAAGAAATGTTGGAATACAGGGAACTGCTCGGAGCCTTGTCGATCGCCGGAATCATATACGGGGCCGTCATCGCGATGGCACAGGAGAATTCCAAACGAGTCGTCGCGTTTTCTTCCTTAGCGCATATGAGTTTTTGTATGCTCGGGATTTTGAGTTTCACCGAAGAAGGTATGGCCGGTGGAATGCTTCAGATGTTGAACCACGGATTCACCGCGGGAATGCTCTTCTTTATGCTCGGGATGTTGCACGAAAGAATCGGCAACAACGACATCGCGAAGGCGGGCGGTTTGTCCAAATTGCTTCCCGTGTTCTCGGTGTTCTTTGCGATCGCCGTGTTCTCTTCGCTCGGAGTTCCCGGAACGAACAGCTTTATCGGAGAATTTTTAATCATACTCGGAAGCATCAAGGCGAACGTCGTATACGGCGCATTAGCCGCAACCGGAGTCGTGTTCGCGGCGGGTTATCTTTTGTTGTTCGCAAAAAGAATGATCTTCGGAGAACCTTCCAAAAATCTGATCGAACATCACGATCTCAACCTCAAGGAATGGGCGATTCTCGTTCCGACCGTAATCATGATTTTCTGGATCGGAATCTATCCGAAACCTTTCTTAAGAGTTTTGGAACCTTCCGTGAGAGTCGCATTAAATTCGGCATCTATGAAAGTGATCGAAGAACGTTCTCTTAAGGAAAAGGATCTGAGCGATAAACCTTTCGAGAGAAAGATCACGTCTTACAAATCCTTGGGAACCGAACCGGCTCGTTACGAAGAACGACTCAAAGGATATCCGAGCAAATACGCTTTGCCGGAATCGATCCGAAAAGGAAAGGAAACCTCTCCTGAAGGGGACGAGGAGGCGCAAAAATGA
- the nuoL gene encoding NADH-quinone oxidoreductase subunit L: MEISNLIPALVALPLIGFLISGLFGKWLRSFTGVISTGVVFLSFALALLSFFQFHPMERTVPEIVTVFPWFEAGGLNVSLAYQVDQLSLYMILIITGIGSLIHLYSIGYMKEDPGFSRYFAYLNLFIFAMLNLVLAENLILLFLGWEGVGLCSYLLIGFDYHKESAANAGMKAFITNRIGDLGMLLGIALVFWYTGSVSFVQISEAIPEVPSFRYVLPLAAVCFFIGAIGKSAQLPLHVWLPDAMAGPTPVSALIHAATMVTAGIFLIARLNPIFLSAPQVGHWIVIIGSVTAFFAATIGLFQNDIKKVLAYSTVSQLGYMFVAMGAGAYVAGLFHLMTHAFFKALLFLGSGSVIHALHHEQDLRNMGGLKNQMKITWITFLVGSLAISGIPPFSGFFSKDLILEKSYAYGTLFYGLGIVTALLTAFYMFRMTYLAFYGESRVSSHKASHLHESPLVMTIPLVILSIGAAITGFLEVPHFFFGGVNVLTRYFAPVFLRGTEVSEMIVKQSLDAHEIGETIELSLVAVSVAVAISGIFIARTVFLTGKKIPDAEESHTGIKRILSQKYYIDEFYRDFIVEPILLLGKFLAGYVERNFLDLILRGTGRVAVAISLVLRRVQTGIIVDYAILIVLGTVVILSFFLLRGL, encoded by the coding sequence ATGGAAATATCAAATCTAATCCCTGCGTTAGTCGCTCTTCCTTTGATCGGATTTTTGATCTCCGGTCTTTTCGGCAAATGGCTCAGAAGTTTTACCGGAGTGATTTCCACCGGCGTAGTATTCTTATCCTTCGCGTTGGCCTTGTTGTCTTTTTTTCAATTTCATCCGATGGAAAGAACGGTTCCCGAAATCGTGACCGTGTTTCCTTGGTTTGAAGCGGGAGGTTTGAACGTTTCTCTCGCGTATCAGGTGGATCAGCTTTCGCTTTATATGATTTTGATCATAACCGGAATCGGATCTCTTATACATCTTTACAGCATCGGTTATATGAAGGAAGATCCGGGATTCAGCCGTTACTTCGCGTATTTGAATCTATTTATCTTCGCGATGCTCAATCTGGTACTTGCAGAAAACTTAATACTTCTTTTCCTTGGATGGGAAGGAGTGGGGCTTTGTTCGTATCTTTTGATCGGTTTCGACTATCACAAAGAGTCGGCGGCCAACGCGGGAATGAAGGCGTTTATCACGAATCGAATCGGAGATCTCGGGATGCTTCTCGGAATCGCGCTCGTGTTCTGGTATACCGGAAGCGTTTCTTTCGTTCAGATTTCGGAAGCGATTCCGGAAGTTCCTTCGTTTCGTTACGTTCTTCCTTTGGCGGCTGTTTGTTTTTTTATCGGAGCGATCGGAAAGTCGGCTCAACTTCCGTTGCACGTTTGGCTTCCCGACGCGATGGCGGGACCGACGCCCGTGTCGGCTCTCATTCACGCGGCGACGATGGTTACCGCGGGAATTTTTTTAATCGCGAGACTCAATCCTATCTTTTTATCCGCGCCTCAAGTGGGACATTGGATCGTAATCATCGGATCGGTAACCGCATTCTTCGCCGCGACGATCGGACTTTTTCAAAACGATATCAAGAAGGTGCTCGCGTATTCCACCGTATCGCAGCTCGGATATATGTTCGTCGCGATGGGAGCGGGAGCGTATGTCGCCGGACTTTTTCATTTGATGACACACGCGTTTTTTAAGGCGCTTCTCTTTTTGGGATCGGGTTCCGTGATTCACGCTCTACATCACGAACAGGATTTGCGGAATATGGGCGGATTGAAAAACCAGATGAAGATCACATGGATCACGTTTCTCGTCGGATCGCTCGCGATTTCGGGGATTCCTCCGTTCAGCGGATTCTTTTCCAAAGATCTAATATTAGAAAAAAGTTATGCTTACGGGACTCTTTTTTACGGACTCGGAATCGTAACAGCGCTTTTAACCGCGTTTTATATGTTCCGAATGACCTACCTCGCGTTTTACGGAGAATCCAGAGTGTCATCGCATAAGGCTTCTCATTTGCACGAGTCTCCTCTCGTGATGACGATTCCCCTCGTGATTCTTTCCATAGGCGCGGCGATCACCGGCTTTTTGGAAGTTCCTCATTTTTTCTTCGGAGGAGTGAACGTTCTTACGCGTTACTTCGCTCCCGTATTTCTCAGAGGAACCGAAGTTTCCGAGATGATCGTCAAACAATCGTTAGACGCGCATGAAATCGGAGAAACGATCGAACTGAGTTTGGTCGCCGTTTCGGTCGCTGTGGCGATCTCCGGAATTTTTATCGCAAGAACCGTATTCTTAACCGGAAAAAAAATTCCCGATGCGGAAGAATCGCATACGGGAATCAAAAGAATTCTTTCCCAAAAATACTACATCGATGAGTTTTATAGGGACTTTATCGTGGAACCGATTCTTCTTCTCGGAAAATTCTTAGCTGGATACGTGGAAAGAAATTTCCTCGATCTGATTTTGCGGGGAACGGGAAGGGTCGCGGTGGCGATCTCTTTGGTTCTTAGAAGGGTTCAAACGGGAATCATCGTAGACTACGCGATTCTGATCGTATTGGGAACCGTGGTCATTCTTTCCTTTTTTCTACTGAGGGGGCTGTAA
- the nuoK gene encoding NADH-quinone oxidoreductase subunit NuoK, whose translation MSLWISGIPVHYFLILAMIIFTIGVAGVMVRRSAVLIFMSVELILNSVNLVFVTFSKALHQVDGEVVVFFVMAIAAAEAAIGLAIVIAIHRIKKTSFVDEMNLMKW comes from the coding sequence ATGAGCCTCTGGATTTCCGGAATTCCGGTGCATTATTTTCTAATTCTCGCGATGATCATCTTTACGATCGGAGTCGCGGGTGTGATGGTCCGCAGAAGCGCGGTTTTGATTTTTATGTCGGTGGAGTTGATCCTCAATTCAGTGAACCTCGTATTCGTTACTTTTTCGAAGGCGCTCCATCAGGTCGACGGGGAAGTGGTCGTGTTTTTCGTTATGGCCATCGCGGCGGCCGAAGCGGCGATCGGACTTGCGATCGTGATCGCGATCCATAGAATCAAAAAGACGAGTTTCGTAGACGAAATGAATCTGATGAAATGGTAG
- a CDS encoding NADH-quinone oxidoreductase subunit J family protein — protein MPYTDQPQLLLFFLFSAVMILSSLGVIFHPNAITAAVLLVLSFFSLAAIYAVMNAIFIATMQLLVYAGAIMVLVVFVLMLLSLREDDTKLFIFEKPIKKLLYLGLVMFLGILLITAVQDGIPSENSQRVGYGANANQQYSFPIPKEGNTSNPTAVAISGNTAVVGSAMFLRYLLPFELISILLLAAVLGAVLLGKKNLGKGEEGGNV, from the coding sequence ATGCCATATACGGATCAACCTCAACTGCTTCTATTCTTTCTGTTTTCGGCGGTGATGATACTCAGTTCCCTAGGGGTGATCTTTCATCCCAACGCGATCACGGCCGCGGTTCTGCTCGTATTGAGTTTTTTCTCTCTCGCCGCGATCTACGCGGTGATGAACGCGATCTTTATCGCGACGATGCAACTTCTCGTTTACGCGGGCGCGATTATGGTTCTCGTCGTGTTCGTGTTGATGCTTTTGTCGCTACGAGAGGACGACACGAAGCTCTTTATCTTCGAAAAGCCTATTAAGAAATTATTATATTTAGGACTTGTAATGTTCTTGGGGATTCTTTTGATCACTGCGGTTCAAGACGGGATTCCGTCCGAAAATTCGCAAAGAGTCGGTTACGGAGCGAACGCCAATCAACAATATTCGTTTCCGATTCCCAAAGAAGGAAACACGTCCAACCCGACCGCCGTTGCGATTTCGGGTAACACGGCCGTTGTCGGAAGCGCGATGTTCTTACGATACCTTCTTCCTTTCGAACTCATCTCGATATTACTCCTTGCGGCCGTGCTCGGCGCGGTTCTACTCGGAAAAAAGAATTTAGGAAAAGGCGAAGAAGGAGGAAACGTATGA